The Limisphaerales bacterium genome includes the window TTCGGTTTCGATTGCAGGGCAAAGACGGGCAACTCGGGCCGGAGCTGCAGTTTCGGATGCCCAAGCTGCGCAGCTTCCACGCGGAAGATTTGGACGCCGATGGCCGCGCGGAGTTGATTTCCATTGCTCAACAATCCGGACGCGTGACGGTGCATCATCTCGCCACGCACGCGCCCGAAGCACTCGCGGGCGAACTCAAGCGTGGCCAGCTCGAACTGCTTTCCCTGCCCAAAACCGCCAAGAGCAAGCGCGGCCGCACGTGGGCGGATGTGAATGGCGATGGCCGCACGGATTTGATTTATGCCGATCCAGAGGGCAGCCAGCTCGTGCTGCAGACGCAAACCGAACGCGGCACATTTGCCAGTCCACGCCGATTCCCCTGCCTCAGCGGCATCACGCAGATTGCGGTGGCGGATTGGAATGGCGACGGCCGTCCGGAAATTTTTGTGCTCAGTGCAGATGAAAAACAGGCGGGCATGACGCGTCTGGAAAAGAATGGCCGCATGCCTTTCCCCGAGCCGATCGATACCGATGAGCATCGCCCGCTGGCACTCGCGGTGGGGCAGCTCGCGCCCGGCAACAAACCGGTGCTGGCGTTGGTGGTGGAAAAAGACGGCGCGCGCCAACTGCAAATGCACCAACCGGGCGTGCCCATGGCGACCCAGAGATTAAACAAAGATTACAAAGCCAATCCGTCCATCGTGGCGTTTCACGATATGGATCAGGATGGCCGGAATGATTTGTTACTGCTGGCGCCGTTTGAAAAAATCAAGGTTCTGGTGAATCGCGCGGACAACGATTTTGAAGAGGTGGATGTGGCCCCGCCGGGAGGCACGCTGGATAAACCCATTTTAAATACAGCAGATGTGGACGGCGACGGCAAAGCGGAATTGCTGTTGGCGCAGCGGAATTTTTTGCGGGCGGTGAAGCTGGAAAAACAAAACGACACATGGCGGCTGCGCGTGAACGATCAAATCAACGGCGCGGGCACGGACTCGCGCCTGCGCACGGCCGTGGCGCTACCCGCAGGCGGAGGCAAGACCGCGCTGCTGTTACTGGACACCGCGCGCAAGGAGCTGACCGTGTGCGAGCGTGACCGCACGGGTGTGTGGCAGCCGACGCAGCATTTGCCGCTGCCCACGGTGGATTTCGCCGATGCCCAACCCATTTCGATCGGCAGCAAAACCGCCAATGCACTGGCGTTCACCGGAGTGAATCAGGCGGCGTGGCTGGCCTTCACCGGCAGCACTTGGAAGCTGGAGGAACGCGCCCATTACGAAACACCGCTAAAGGACGCGGAGCTACGCGATGTGGTATGCGGCGATCTCACGGGTAATGGCCGGAAGGATTTTGTGTTTTTGGAAACCGCCAAAAATCATTTGGACCTCGCGGCGTGGGATGCGCCGGGCAAAGTGCTGCCGGCGATTCGCTGGCGGGTGTTTGAGCAACGCTCATTCCGCGGCCTCGGCGGTGGGGTGGAACCGCGCGAAGCAGTGATCGCCGATTTTGACGGCGACGGGCGCAATGACCTCGCGGTGTTGGTGCACGATCGGGTGCTGCTTTATACGCAGGAGAATTAAGGGGGTTGTTTTGCGGCTTGGACGTTAACCAAAAAACCGCCCTGCGTTTGCAGAGCGGTTTGTGAATTCTTCTGGCTATGCCTACTTCAACTTCGGCGGTTTCGGGGCGAAGGTGCGGAGGCGGATGCCTGCTTCGTTGACTTCGACGCCGCTGACGGTGATGTGCAGGTACCTCTTAATTTTAGCGAAGTCCGGCAACAGCTTGAAGTCGAGCCACTCGCTGAAATCCGGGGCCACGGGCAACCCGGTGTCCGGATCGATTTCCTGACCGGGTCCGACGGGGAGGTTGTCCAGAGTTTGCTCAATAATGTTCGGGTTATTTTTCAACATCTTGAAAAGGGGCCCGAGCATGTGTTGTTGGTTTTCGTAAGCGAAAGCGCCTTTCATTCCACCAATTTTAGCGGCGGCTAGTTTGAGGGCGGTCATTTTGGAAAGTAGTTTGGCATCTTTACCGGAACCGCGAAGATGATCCTCAATGGCTTTGCCGGAGGAGGAAAGGATGAGGTATCCGCCAGCGATGGAAAGATGCAGCCCAGAGTCGCCGCCGCCGCCGACAACGTCATAGGAATGAATAGTGCGGCCGAGGAATTCGCGTGACTCAGCGGGCACCGGCACAGCGAGCTTGATGATCGTTTGCAGCGCGCCGAGCGTGACGGCGGGTTTCTGCGATTTGATCATAAACAGAGTTGATGAACTGAGGAGACCCTCCAGCTTTTCGCCGCCAGCTGGGCGGGCCATTTCCATCATAATGAAATCATCGCCAAGGGTATCGATGATTTGCCCTTTGAAGCTGAAATTCGGGTCGGATTGTTTAGCAAACCCATCCAGAGCACCGAGCGCCATCGGAGCGGCGGGACTAATTTCGGCGAGCATTCCGGTAAAGGTTTTCCATGCAGCCTGACTATTGCGGCGGATGCGCGCGAAGCTGGTGACATCCTCGCTCACGAATGGCAGCGGACCGGCGTCTTCGGCGTCCGGCGCGAAGAGCGCGAGCAAGCCGCGACGTCCGGCCTCGGGCACATCGATGAAGAGGTCCATCAACTCGCCATCTTCATCCTGATGCAGGGAGAGGCTAATGGCGCGCAAGCCCTTGAGGCCGAGCGCGGTGATCACCCCCTCCGCGGTGGGGACGCCAAATTCAGGCTCGGCATCGGGGTCTTCCAATGATTGGGCCATCTCAAGGCCTTTCTCGACCACTACCGCAAAATCCAGCCAACCATAAGCCAGCGCGGTCTTGAATTGTTTCCCGTGACGCTCGGCGAAGCCGGGCACTTTGGCGAGCGACTTGGCGCCGGCGCCCTGATGCAACGCCATGATTTGCTCGGTCAATTGCTCTTTGTTGGTCACGATAAACAACGAACCGGCTTGGCCGATGTAAATGGATTGGCCGGCAAACTCTTTCGCTTCTCCCGGCGCCTCGATGGAGATTACATCCGTGCCGCGAATGCGGTGGCGTTTGTGGGGTACTTCTTTTTCCACAAGCGTTTCACGGAGCTTGCCAATCTTCTCAGCGAGGGCGTCAGATTGTCTACCGCTATCAACGATCAGATACATTCCGGCATCCTTTTCGCCGGGGATGAGCGTGAAGCCCATCGTCGCTTGGCCCTGTGCAAGATTCCAATATTCGGCGAGCTTAATGCCCGATTTTTCCTCCACTTCCGCGATCACTTTCTCGTGAAACGCCTTTTCCAACTTGGCGGCGAAGGCGGCCATTTCTTTGTCTTTCCACAAACGAACCAAAGGTGTCCGGTCCCATGCAGCGCGCGCGGCATTCATATCTGGCACGCTGGCCATGGCGAAAGTGGTGGGCGGCAGGATTGCTTCAGGAGCGGCGGCGCGTCCAAAAACAGCCAATAGCAGCAACACGGGGAGGAATAGTATTCGGTTTTTCATGATGTGGATTGTTTACGTTATTTTGAAAAAAAAGTTACCGGTTGAGGCTGATTAAGGTGCCGTCGGGGTTTTGTGCGGCTTGCGCGGAGGCGGCAAATAGCGATAGGCGTTGCTGGGGTTATCATTATCATAGGCGTAGGCATCACGATTTTGCAGGAAATGCATCACCCGATCCACCGGGATGGCAAAACCAAGATTTTCGCCGCTGGAGATTTTCATATTGGTAACGCCCACCACTTCGCCCCGCAGATTAAAAAGCGGCCCGCCGCTATTGCCCGGGTTGATGGGCGTGGAGGTTTGGAGATAAAGCGCCCCTTCCATTTGGCGTTTACGGGTGCTCACGATGCCTTCGGTGACCGTGCGCTCGAGCCCCAATGGGCTGCCGATGGCGAACACGCGCTCGCCCACTTCCAGTTGCGCGGGATCGGCCGCGAGTGGCACGGCGTTGAATTTCGGTGCGTCTTGATCCGTGATATGCAGCAGCGCGAGATCGGCAAACTTGTTCATCGCCACGATGCGCACCTTGCGATACGTTTTGCGCTCGAGCTGGCCGTCGCGCTGATGATACACCTCCACCGAGATCCGCGTCTCGCCTTCGATGACGTGAAAATTCGTGATCAAATGGCCATCCTCGCGAATGATAAACCCCGAGCCCAATCCACCCGGCGTTTTCACCTGCACCACCGATTTGCCGAGCGCCTCAACAAGCTGCTTCACCGGACGCAGCGGCGGTGGCTTGGCGGCCACGGTGTAAAGCCCCTTGGCCTTAGCCACGGTTTGTGCCACCGGCGCGCCGGTGCGCTCGATGCGCTGCACCTGGGCGCGATTAAGCGTGAGTACCGTGTACCCGATATCCACCACCAGCACTTCTTCTTTCTCGGCCAGCAATTTCCCTTCAATCACCGCGCCGCCTTTGAGGTGCAATTTATCGGCGTGCGCCAACATTGCGGCACAGCACAATATCAGTGAACATTGAAAAAAACGTGGCATCCGCAAAACCGTATCAAACGTGCCGCCCAAGGCAAGTCACAGTTTTACGAGCAGCAATGAGGTCCGCGGGCGTATTAAGATTTTGCAACTGCGCCGCCTCGGCTGCAAGCACCCGAATGCGCCGCGCCCGCAGCCGGGTGGCCAGCCGTTGCAACGAGCGCCGCCCCGCCGCCAATTGCGCCTCCACCTTCGGCAGCACGCCGGGCGACAGCATAAATGGAAATCCCACCGTGCCCTTCACCGACGCAAACACCGCCTCCGCTTCCACGGCCAAAATACGCCTCGTAAATTCAGCGGTTAGAAAAGGCATATCGCAGCCGAGAAACAAAATCCTTTCTGTACCCTTCGCCCGTGCCCGGCACAACGCCGTGACCACGCCGCCCAGCGGGCCTTGGCCCGGGGTGTCGTCGCGGGATTGAACGCGGCACGGCAAGCCCAGCTCCGCCGCCAGCGTGCGGGCGTGGCCGAGCAACGTGCTCCGCCCCAGCCGCATCCCTGCTTTGGCGCGGCCCATTCGGGTGCTGCCGCCGCCGGCGAGAATGACGCACTCCATTTTCATTACTGATTTTTTCTTCAAAAAACTATTGCCTTTGGCGGGGCGTCTGCTAGTTTGCCCGCCCTTTTCCGTGGGTTTGCCTTTGGTTGACCGCAGAAAAACCACGGCCTGAAATGTCCGGATCCGAGTGGATTTGGCGGCCACAATAACACTAAACGAAATCCCGTTTTCCGCGGGATGGCCCACAGGGTCTTTAACAAAGGAATAAACATGATTAGCATTGGCATCAAGGAATTGCTCGAGGCAGGCGTCCATTTCGGACACCAAACACGGCGTTGGAACCCCAAAATGAAGCCCTATATTTTCCGGGCGCAAAACGGCATCCACGTCATCAACCTCGATAAAACGCTCGAACTACTCAACGCCGCCTGCGATTTTATGGCCACCCAAGTGCGCAGCGGCGGCAAGGTGCTGTTTGTCGGCACCAAAAAACAGGCACAATCAGCCATCCGGGACGTCGCCGAAGCCACCGGCCAGCCGTGCATCACCGAGCGTTGGCTCGGCGGCACGCTCACCAATCTCAAAACCGTCAAGCAATCCCTCAAGAAACTCCAGCACATCGAGGCCATGGAGGCCGACGGCAGCATCACCGGCTATGTAAAGCAGGAACAAGCCCGTTTCCGCCGGCAAAAAATGCGTCTGCTCAAAAACCTCGGCGGCATCCGCGATATGGAAGGCTTGCCGGACGCGATTTTCATTATCGATCTCAAGCGCGAACATAACGCTGTGGCCGAAGCCCGCAAATTGAAAATCCCAATCGTGGCCATCGTAGATACCAACTGCGATCCGGACATCGTCGATTACCCCATCCCCGGCAACGACGATGCCATTCGTTCTGTGAAAATCTTCCTCGATACCGCCACGGAAGTGATTGCCGCAGCCCGTGCCGAACGCCTCGCCAAAACCAACGAAGAAGAAGCCGCCAAGGCTGCACCCGTTGCCGAAGCAGAATCACCGGCCAATGACACTGCCGAAACTCCTGCTGAAACACCCGCCGAAGCCGAGGCCGCCGAGCCCGTGGCTGAACCCAAGGCCGAAGCCGAAGCTGCCACTGCCGAGGCTTAACCCCACTGCCATCCCAATTTTGGCAGCGACTCCAATCGCAATCGAACTGCATTAATTAACCAGTAAGTACCCAAGAAATAAAAAAAAATGGCTGATATTACCGTAGCCCAAATTAGTAAACTCCGACAACAAACCAGCGCCGGCATGATGGATTGCAAAAAAGCGCTCACCGAAAGTGGCGGCGACCACGAGGGTGCCGTCGATTGGCTCCGCAAAAAAGGCACCGCCACCGCCGAGAAAAAATCCAGCCGCGCCACGTCCGAAGGCATCATTTCCCATCAAATATTGCCCGGCGCCAAAGCCGGCATTTTGGTGGAAGTAAATTGCGAAACAGATTTTGTTGGCAAAAATGAATCCTTCCAAACGCTCTGCGCCGACTTTGCGCAATCCTTGCTGGAAGATCCCCATACCGACCTCGAAGCACGCCGCACCACCGCCGTGGCTGAGGTGGGCGAAAACATCGTCATCCAACGCCACGCCCGCCTCGAAGTGGAAGGTCACGGCGCAGTCGCCGCGTACATTCACCACGGCGCAAAAGTCGGTGTACTCGTCCAAGTCAGCACCGGAAAAGAAGCCTCTGCCGAGAGCGAAGAGTTCAAATCATTGCTGCGCGACATCACACTGCAAATCGCTGCCGCCAGCCCTGAAGCAGTCGATCGGTCCAGCATTGACCCCGCCCTCATCGCGAAAGAAAAAGAAATCGCCGCCGAGCAATTCAAGGACAAGCCCGCGCAAGCGATTGAAAAAATCGTGGAAGGCAAGCTGGAGAAACATTTCGCCACAGTCTGCCTCGTGGATCAGGCATTTGTGAAACAAGGCGACCTCGCCGTGAAAGATCACATCGCCGCCACCGCCAAGGCGCTGGACGACACCATCTCCGTAGACGCATTCCTCCGCTATCAAGTCGGCGAGACGCAGGAATAACCCCTCAATCGATCGTTGATTTACAAAACGCCCGGCTCACGCCGGGTGTTTTTTTTGTGCATTCCATTGACGCGCGAGGCGTGGGCGAGTAAACCATCTCCGGTGACAAAAACAGCCAAACCCAAGCCGAAATACAAACGCATCCTCCTCAAACTTTCCGGCGAAGCCCTCGGCGGAGATCAGGGCTACGGCATTTGCCCCGAAACCGTCGCCAGCATGGCCCGCCAAATCGCCGAACTGCGTGAGTTGGGCGTCCAAGTCGTCATCGTCGTCGGCGGCGGCAACATCTTCCGCGGTCTCGAAGGCGCCGACCACGGCATCGACCGCGCCACCGGCGATTATATGGGCATGCTCGCCACCATCATCAACGCCCTCGCCCTGCAAAATTCACTCGAACATCACAAAGTAGAAACCCGCGTGCAAACTGCCATTGAAATGAGCGAAGTGGCCGAGCCCTTCATCAGCCGCCGCGCCATCCGCCACCTCGAGAAAGGCCGCGTCGTCATCTTCGGCGGCGGCACCGGTAACCCCTATTTTTCCACCGACACCGCCGCCGCCCTGCGCGCCAACGAGATCGGCGCCGACATCATCCTCAAAGCCACTCAAGTCGACGGCATTTACGACAGCGACCCCGAGAAAAATCCCAAAGCCAAACGCTACAAAGAAATCACCTACCTCGAAGCCCTTCAAAAACAACTGCGCATTATGGATTCTGCCGCCTTCTCCCTGTGCCTTGACAACTCTATGCCCATCATCGTCTTCGACCTCTTCAAACCCCACAACATCCGCAACGTCGTCCTCGGCAAAAAAATCGGCACCCTCGTCCACGCCTAATCACGCCAGCATTTATCCTTTCCCCGCGCCGCGTGCGGGCGTAGGCTTTGCCCATGCCAGTTGATGACGCTCTCCTCACTGCGGAGGAAAAAATGCAGAAGACAGAAGAAGTGGTGCAACACGAATTTTCTGGCGTGCGCACCGGCAAAGCTTCGCCCGCGCTTGTGGAAAATATTCTCGTAGAAGCCTACGAAGGCAGCCAAATGCGACTGCGCGAACTGGCCGCCATCACCACGCCGGAGACGCGGATGCTTGTCATCCAGCCATGGGATGCCTCCACCGTGCATCCCATCGACAAAGCCATCCAAGCCGCTAACCTTGGTTTCAATCCATCCATCGACGGAAAAATCATTCGCATCACTCTGCCCGAGTTGAGCACCGAACGTCGGCAGGAATTTGTGAAGACCGTCAAAAAAATGACCGAGGACGCCCGCGTCGCCGTTCGTCACGTTCGGCGCGACACGCTTCAAGGGCTGAAGGATGAGCGGAAAAATGGCGACATCACCGAAGACGATTTGTCGTTTGCCGAAAAGGAAGTGCAAAAGCTCACCGACGATTACATCAAAAAAATCGACGCCCACCTCGTCCACAAAGAAGAAGAAATCATGAAGGTCTGAATTATGGAAACTGAAACACCCACCCCCGAAGCCGCCCAAGACGCTGAGCCGCAAACCTGCCTTGATCTCAAGCCCATCGCGAAGGGCACCAATCAACTTTGCGAAGCCATCGTGGGGCAGGAAGGCTTCTCCGAATTATACAAAAAAATCGACGGCTTCATCAACGACGAGAAACTCAAGTACGAGTACAGCACGCTCAACGAGCGCGGCGCGTTGCTGCAGCAAAAGCAACAAGCGGGAGTTGAGATTCCAGAAAACGAAATCGCCGAATTTGAAAAACTACGCGACGAATTCATGGCCAACCCCGTGGCCACCCAGTTCCTCGAAGCGCAGGAAGAAGTGCAACAAGTGCAGGATCGCATCCATCAAGTAATCGCCAAAACCTTCGAAGTTGGCCACGTGCCGCAGTCCGAAGATTTCGATTTCTGCAGCGACGGATTCGGCAATTGTGGCTGCGAATAATCCGATGGATTTCTCGCGCCGCAGTTTTCTAGCCACCACCGCCCTCGCCGGCACCGCCTTCGCGGCGGATCCGTTCAAGCGCCACGGCGCGGCCAATCTCCGACTGAGTCTTGCCGCGTATTCCTTCCGCACCTTTTTCCGCGACCAAAAAACCGGCACGCGCAAAGTGGAAAAGAACGCGATGGATATGCCGCGCTTCATCGATTTCTGTGCAGACCACGGTTGTGATGGCACGGAGTTGACCAGCTACTTTTTCAAAAAACCCGTCACGCGCGATGATCTCGTGGCACTGCGACGGCGCGCGTTTCTGCGCGGCTTGGAAATCAGCGGCACCGCCGTCGGCAATAATTTTTCCCTGCCCAAAGGCGACGCGCGCACCGCGCAACTTGCTTACGTAAAACAGTGGATTGACCACGCCGCCGTGCTCGGTGCGCCACACATTCGTGTGTTCGCCGGACGCGAAACCAAAGGCATCACCCGCGCCCAGGCCGATCAATGGGCTATCGAATGCCTGCGCGAATGTTGCGATTACGCGGCCAAACACGGAATCTTTTTGGGCATCGAAAACCACGACAGCATCGGCGACGCCAAAAGCCTCATCGATTTTGTGAAAGCCGTGGATCACCCGTGGTTTGGCGTGAACCTCGACAGCGGCAACTTCCGCACCGCCAATCCCTATGAAGATTTTGCCACCGCCGCGCCTTACGCGGTGAACGTGCAACTCAAGGTGGAATTAAAAGTCGCCGGCAAAAAAACACCCGCCGACCTCCCGCGCTTCATCGAACTCCTTAACCAAGCCAGGTACCAAGGCTACATCGCGCTGGAATATGAGGCCGCCGAAAACCCTTACGAAGCCATCCCTCCGCTATTGAAAAAACTGTCGGGAATGGCGGGCTGATGCCACCGAGAATTATTTCCCACCCACTTCGGAGCTTTCGCCCTTCACGTGTTTGTCGTACCACGCAACCATTTCGGCCAGCGTGTGGCCCACGCTTTTCCGGGCGCGATAGGTGTGTGATTCGTGCGGCAGCATCACGATGCGTGCCTTGCCGCCATTGCCTTTGATGGCGTGGTACAACCGTTTGCTTTGCTCCGGTGTGGTAGCGGGGTTGTTGTCTTTTTCACCGTGAATTAACAGCAACGGATCGCGGATTTTCGGAACAGCAAGCAACGGCGACATTTCCAGATAAACCTGCGGGGCCTGCCACAACGTGCGGCGTTCGTTTTGAAATCCAAACGGAGTAAGCGTGCGATTGTATGCGCCACTGCGCGCCACGCCGGCGCGAAAGAGATCGCTATTGGCCAGCAACATCACCGCCATAAACGCGCCGTAACTGTGCCCGCCCACGCCCACACGGCGTTCATCGCACACGCCCATATCCACCACCGCGGCAATCGCAGCCTCGGCGTTGGCGACAATTTGTTCCACAAAAGTGTCATTCGCTGCGCCCACACCCAACTCGCCCACCACCGGCATCGCTACTTGGTCAAGCACCGCGTAGCCTTCCAGCGCGAGGAAGCGCGGCGAGGCACCGGCGAAGCTGGTGAACCGATGGGGTGAGTTGACCACTTGCCCCGCCACCGCGCCACCGGCGTATTCTCGCGGGTACGCCCACAGAATTGTCGGCAACACCGGCCGTTCGGGGTCTTCCAAATCATAATCCGGCGGCAAATGCAGCAGACAGGAAAGTTTCACGCCGTCCTCACGCGTGTATGTGAGCAGCCGCTTTTTCACTTCGCGCAGTGACTCAGCCGGATCCTTGAAGGCTGTGAGCGGCGCGCGGCCGGGCTCCCCCAGCGCGCGCTGGAAATAATTCGGATGCTCTTCGGGCGTCTCAAAACGTGTCACAAATTCCGTGCCATCATCGTTTAACAACGCCACCACCGTCTCGTAGCTATCCTCCGCGCACTTAAAAAGTGGTGTGCGGTCGAAAGTATTAAGATTCAGCTTGTCAAGAAACGGCCGGTCCCCCTCGGGGGATGCGCCGTTGCCATTAAGAAAAATCGAGCGGTTATGCACGCGCATCGCTCGCTTGCCATTGAGTAACTGCCGTATGAGCGGATGGCCAGGATGCTCGTAACGCTCAGCGGCGGCGTGGTTCCACAGGAGGCGGTCGGGGATGTCCGGGTTATCCGGATCCACCAGCCAGGTGCGATGCCAATTGCGGCCGCTTTCGTACTCACGTACCAACGCGACATTACGGGTTTCGCCCCAGTAAATTTTTGAAAACCGATGGCTCAGCCGCGTCACGACTTTGGGCCGACCATTGAATGGCGCTTCGAGCATCATTACACGGTCACGAAATTTCACCTCGCGTTTCGGATCACCCCCATCAAGCGCCTCCACCCACACAATGGATACCGGCGAACTGGTGGGACGCCAGTGATGCCCGCGCGGCTGCACGGGAACGCCGCCGGTGCTCACATCTTCGGTGGCGGGCCGGATATCCACCTTCTTCACCTCGCCACGTGGATCCCACACCTCAATGCTGCGTGGGAAAAACTGAATTGGCGCCTGATACGAATAAGGCGGATGCACACGCTCCACCAAAACGTACCGGCCATCGGGCGAGACATCGTACCGCGCGAAAATCGAAGGCCGCCCCAAGGATTTAAGACGGGAGGTGCGCGAATCCACCAACACCAATTGCGAGGTCAAATAATAATCAAAGAGCTTTTCGTCGTGTTCATTTTGGAGCAAATCCGGATAAGTCAGCACCGGAGTTTCGCGTGGGCCGGTTTCCTGCACCACCGGCCCGGCGGGTGCGCGCGGCGGTGTGGGAGCAGGACCGCGTGCATCCGGCACCGCGAGGCACAGCAGATTTTGGCTGTCTGGCATCCATTGGAATGAGCGGCCCAAAGTGGCATTGAGCCTCACCCCGGGGATAGCACGCGGCGCGTGCCCCAACTCACCCACCCAAAGCGCAACCGTCGTATGGCCGTATTGCAAAAAGGCGAATTTTTTTCCATCCGGCGACCACACCGGAAGACTCACTCGCCGAGCGGCATTGGGCAGTTGAACAGGAATTGTCTTGCCCGTGGAAAGTTCCTTCAATGTGAGTTGAAAAAAATAATCCGGATGCGGCGGGCCGTTGTTGAAGGGATTAATCCGTACGCCCGCCAGCGCCACTTCGCGCTGCGCCATTTCCTCAATGCGCCGAAACCGAAACTCCTCCGCCACCAGCAAATGCCGCTGATCCGGGCTGAGTGAGACGCGCGGCATTGGGCGCGAGGCAAACAGTTCCTTCGCCGCCTCGGGCGGTTCGAGATATTTCTGCTGCGCCTGTGCCTGCCCGAAAAACAGGCAAGTCAGGACGAAAATGACGGCGCGTAGGCTCACAGTGTATTGGCAAAAATCATCCCAGAACCCGCCTGCCACGGCAAGCTCCTTGCCTCCCGCCGCGCGGATAGGTACTTTGACGGCAGATGATGATGCGTGTTCAAATAATCGTCGCAACGCTGGTTTTGGGCGTGTCCTGCCTGCGATGGCCCGATGCACCCCCACCGCCCAAACAGCTTGCCGACACCTTCGACCTCCAAAAAATTCACGCCATCGGCGCGGCCATCACCGAGGCACGCGCCGAAAAACGCCTTCCCGGCGGCGTTCTTTGGCTCGAACGCAATGGCGTGCATTTTACCGAAGCTTACGGCCACGCGCAGCTCCAGCCCGAACGCGCCCTCGCGAGGCCCGATACGATTTATGATGCCGCCTCGCTCACCAAAGTCGTTGCCACCACACCCGCCATTTTGCTGCTGCACCAGCGCGGCCGCTTGAGCATCGAGGATCCCGTCAAAAAATACATCCCCGAATTCACCGGCGATAGACGCGAAACCGTCACCGTGCGCCAACTGCTCACCCACACCAGCGGCTTGCGTCCGGATATTTCCGTGAACGGCTGGGACGGCCACACCGAATGCATCGCTAAATGCGTCGCCGAAAAACTCCGCACCCCGCCGGGCACGACCTTCAAATACAGCGACATCAATTTCCAATTGCTCGATGAAATCATCCGCCGCGTCACCCGCCAACGCATTGATGTGTTTTGCGAAAAAGAAATTTTCGGCCCGTTGAAAATGGCCGACACCGGCTACAACCCTCCCGCTGCAAAACACCTGCGCGTGGCACCCACCACCGTCACCGATGGCCAAGCCCTGCGCGGCATCGTGCACGATCCGCGCGCGCGCAAGACCGCCGGCGTCGCCGGCCACGCCGGGCTCTTCACCACCGCGCCCGACCTCGCCAAATACGCCCGCTGCCTCCTCAACGGCGGCGCGCCAATTTTCAAACCTGAAACCGTGAAGCTGATGACCACCGCCCAAACACCCCTGCGCGCCCTCGGTTGGGATATGAACTCCGGCTACTCCAGCCCACGCGGCGAAACGGAGGGCACCCAATTTCCTTCCGGCTCATTTGGCCACACCGGTTTCACCGGCCCCTCCATTTGGATTGATCCGAATTCGAAGACCTTTGTCATTTTTCTCTGCAACCGCGTCCACCCAAACGAAAAAGGCGCAAGCGTTGTGCCTCTACGCAGAACAATCAGCACGCTTGCCGCGGAAGCGGTGAAGGAATTTGATTTCAAAAACTTTCCGAAATAGAACTACTTCAACTCCGGCACCGGCCAATCTTGTTTGTCTTCAGGCGACACTTCCACTGGCTCAGTCGATTGCCAATAATGCCGCTTGCGATTTACCACCAGGCCGCGTTTTTGTA containing:
- a CDS encoding YlbF family regulator; the encoded protein is METETPTPEAAQDAEPQTCLDLKPIAKGTNQLCEAIVGQEGFSELYKKIDGFINDEKLKYEYSTLNERGALLQQKQQAGVEIPENEIAEFEKLRDEFMANPVATQFLEAQEEVQQVQDRIHQVIAKTFEVGHVPQSEDFDFCSDGFGNCGCE
- a CDS encoding S9 family peptidase — its product is MSLRAVIFVLTCLFFGQAQAQQKYLEPPEAAKELFASRPMPRVSLSPDQRHLLVAEEFRFRRIEEMAQREVALAGVRINPFNNGPPHPDYFFQLTLKELSTGKTIPVQLPNAARRVSLPVWSPDGKKFAFLQYGHTTVALWVGELGHAPRAIPGVRLNATLGRSFQWMPDSQNLLCLAVPDARGPAPTPPRAPAGPVVQETGPRETPVLTYPDLLQNEHDEKLFDYYLTSQLVLVDSRTSRLKSLGRPSIFARYDVSPDGRYVLVERVHPPYSYQAPIQFFPRSIEVWDPRGEVKKVDIRPATEDVSTGGVPVQPRGHHWRPTSSPVSIVWVEALDGGDPKREVKFRDRVMMLEAPFNGRPKVVTRLSHRFSKIYWGETRNVALVREYESGRNWHRTWLVDPDNPDIPDRLLWNHAAAERYEHPGHPLIRQLLNGKRAMRVHNRSIFLNGNGASPEGDRPFLDKLNLNTFDRTPLFKCAEDSYETVVALLNDDGTEFVTRFETPEEHPNYFQRALGEPGRAPLTAFKDPAESLREVKKRLLTYTREDGVKLSCLLHLPPDYDLEDPERPVLPTILWAYPREYAGGAVAGQVVNSPHRFTSFAGASPRFLALEGYAVLDQVAMPVVGELGVGAANDTFVEQIVANAEAAIAAVVDMGVCDERRVGVGGHSYGAFMAVMLLANSDLFRAGVARSGAYNRTLTPFGFQNERRTLWQAPQVYLEMSPLLAVPKIRDPLLLIHGEKDNNPATTPEQSKRLYHAIKGNGGKARIVMLPHESHTYRARKSVGHTLAEMVAWYDKHVKGESSEVGGK
- a CDS encoding sugar phosphate isomerase/epimerase, whose protein sequence is MDFSRRSFLATTALAGTAFAADPFKRHGAANLRLSLAAYSFRTFFRDQKTGTRKVEKNAMDMPRFIDFCADHGCDGTELTSYFFKKPVTRDDLVALRRRAFLRGLEISGTAVGNNFSLPKGDARTAQLAYVKQWIDHAAVLGAPHIRVFAGRETKGITRAQADQWAIECLRECCDYAAKHGIFLGIENHDSIGDAKSLIDFVKAVDHPWFGVNLDSGNFRTANPYEDFATAAPYAVNVQLKVELKVAGKKTPADLPRFIELLNQARYQGYIALEYEAAENPYEAIPPLLKKLSGMAG
- a CDS encoding beta-lactamase family protein; the protein is MMMRVQIIVATLVLGVSCLRWPDAPPPPKQLADTFDLQKIHAIGAAITEARAEKRLPGGVLWLERNGVHFTEAYGHAQLQPERALARPDTIYDAASLTKVVATTPAILLLHQRGRLSIEDPVKKYIPEFTGDRRETVTVRQLLTHTSGLRPDISVNGWDGHTECIAKCVAEKLRTPPGTTFKYSDINFQLLDEIIRRVTRQRIDVFCEKEIFGPLKMADTGYNPPAAKHLRVAPTTVTDGQALRGIVHDPRARKTAGVAGHAGLFTTAPDLAKYARCLLNGGAPIFKPETVKLMTTAQTPLRALGWDMNSGYSSPRGETEGTQFPSGSFGHTGFTGPSIWIDPNSKTFVIFLCNRVHPNEKGASVVPLRRTISTLAAEAVKEFDFKNFPK